In one window of bacterium DNA:
- a CDS encoding biopolymer transporter ExbD: MKNRNNKNSLAQINITNLVDIALTLVIILLMIAPMIEQGIEVKLPKASPYEMKIEKSIVITVAPENQYFVGGKKMNLNEIYSFLKEKSQEKNISVIVKGDEKVQYENIIKILDIAKKCKIDMIGLATRTE; the protein is encoded by the coding sequence ATGAAAAACAGAAATAATAAGAATTCACTTGCTCAGATAAATATAACAAATCTTGTTGACATTGCTTTAACTCTTGTGATAATTCTTTTAATGATAGCACCGATGATTGAACAGGGAATAGAGGTAAAACTTCCAAAAGCATCTCCTTATGAAATGAAAATTGAAAAAAGTATTGTAATTACAGTGGCGCCTGAAAATCAATATTTTGTCGGCGGGAAAAAGATGAATTTGAATGAAATATATTCATTTTTAAAAGAAAAAAGTCAGGAAAAAAATATTTCTGTGATAGTAAAGGGTGATGAAAAAGTACAATATGAAAATATAATTAAAATTCTTGACATAGCAAAAAAATGCAAAATAGATATGATTGGACTTGCTACACGAACAGAGTAA
- a CDS encoding TonB family protein, translating to MFFIPIPEKNKNFEKEIFVVKLVNIPHIEVIEKTSEKKEIKIEERVLPPVKKEEKIKTVKDIKVEKKVEFSETFSPEEYKKKLYSKISDTKFSETNKKSSNNTETSNINIKIPEIKSVKISTPSFESTSSYQTSFSTDIPSWYINLIKKKIEENWLLKEYLIDMSTIVSFRIYREGRIDNISIEKSSGYKKFDNSIIDAIKSVKSWPAFPSEIKDRYLDVIIEFKTEG from the coding sequence TTGTTTTTTATTCCAATACCCGAAAAAAATAAAAATTTTGAAAAAGAAATTTTTGTTGTAAAACTTGTAAATATCCCTCATATTGAAGTTATAGAAAAAACATCAGAAAAAAAAGAAATAAAAATTGAAGAAAGAGTTTTACCGCCTGTAAAAAAAGAAGAAAAAATAAAAACAGTGAAAGATATAAAAGTAGAAAAAAAAGTGGAATTTTCTGAGACATTTTCACCTGAGGAATACAAAAAGAAATTATATTCAAAAATTTCAGATACAAAGTTTTCAGAAACCAATAAAAAATCTTCAAATAATACAGAAACTTCAAATATAAATATTAAAATTCCTGAAATAAAATCAGTAAAAATAAGTACACCGAGTTTTGAATCTACTTCTTCTTATCAAACTTCTTTTTCTACTGATATTCCATCATGGTATATAAATCTCATAAAAAAGAAAATAGAAGAGAACTGGTTATTGAAAGAATATCTAATAGATATGTCAACTATTGTGTCCTTTAGAATTTATAGAGAAGGAAGGATTGATAATATTTCTATAGAAAAGAGTTCGGGATATAAAAAATTTGATAATTCAATAATAGATGCGATAAAATCTGTTAAATCATGGCCTGCTTTTCCTTCAGAAATAAAAGATAGATATCTTGATGTTATAATTGAATTTAAAACGGAGGGATAA
- a CDS encoding MotA/TolQ/ExbB proton channel family protein has protein sequence MENIWISSWKHCDIFGKVDLVILAFLSIYSWYIIFEKLFVLKTAFKRNKDFEKIFLSQKEIKRIPCPLYSVLDYLTSLIKFEKFSPEISKKYIEKAFIKEQNNLEKNLTSLATITAIAPFLGLLGTIWGLLIAFTNMSITGSSSIKVVASGVAEALITTVLGLLVAIPAAVGYNFLREKIQLLMDEMEFLIPYIEEYLNELFLKQNEKQK, from the coding sequence ATGGAAAATATTTGGATTTCTTCATGGAAGCATTGCGATATTTTTGGTAAAGTTGATCTTGTAATACTTGCTTTTCTTTCAATTTATTCCTGGTACATAATTTTTGAAAAATTATTTGTATTGAAAACAGCATTTAAAAGAAATAAGGATTTTGAAAAAATATTTCTTTCACAGAAAGAAATAAAAAGAATACCATGTCCACTTTATTCTGTTCTTGACTATCTTACATCACTTATTAAATTTGAAAAGTTTTCTCCCGAAATAAGTAAAAAATATATAGAAAAAGCTTTTATTAAAGAACAGAACAATCTTGAGAAAAATCTTACATCTCTTGCAACAATTACTGCAATTGCACCTTTTCTTGGACTTCTTGGAACTATATGGGGACTTTTAATTGCATTTACAAATATGTCAATTACAGGTTCTTCTTCAATTAAAGTTGTTGCAAGTGGAGTTGCTGAAGCACTTATAACCACAGTTTTAGGTTTACTGGTAGCAATTCCAGCTGCTGTTGGGTATAATTTTTTAAGGGAAAAAATACAACTTTTGATGGATGAGATGGAATTTTTAATACCATATATTGAAGAATATTTAAATGAATTATTTTTAAAACAAAATGAAAAACAGAAATAA